The following proteins come from a genomic window of Halanaerobiaceae bacterium ANBcell28:
- a CDS encoding serine hydrolase domain-containing protein, whose product MDKNKLKDFIKEQEFSGVVRIEEDGRVIFNEAYGYADRNNLIVNRTDTKFGIASGCKLFTAIAILQLVEKGALYLETYLDDCLDFSFPNFDSEIKVCHLLNHSSGIPDYFDEELMDDFSVLWESTPMYKIRNLEDFLPMFREGQMDFKPGERFKYNNAGFIVLGLIVEAVSGMNFRDFVQKNIFEACDMSNSGYYALDKSPGNTAYGYEKDESGEWKTNIYSIPVIGGSDGGAFTTTEDLAKLWKALLSYELLSEELTVEMLKDQIQVEDDCYYGLGIWLIKKDNKTIQYYICGEDPGVTMISSVFPEKNVTFSILANSEYGTWDISGKIEELMELK is encoded by the coding sequence ATGGATAAAAACAAATTGAAAGATTTTATTAAAGAACAAGAATTTTCAGGAGTTGTACGTATTGAGGAAGACGGGAGAGTGATTTTTAATGAAGCATATGGATATGCAGATAGAAATAATTTAATTGTAAATAGAACAGATACTAAATTCGGAATAGCTTCAGGATGTAAGTTGTTTACAGCTATTGCTATACTGCAACTGGTAGAAAAGGGAGCCTTATACCTTGAAACTTATTTAGATGATTGTCTTGATTTTTCTTTTCCTAATTTCGATTCTGAGATAAAGGTATGTCATTTACTTAATCATAGTTCAGGTATACCTGATTATTTTGATGAAGAACTTATGGATGATTTTTCAGTATTATGGGAAAGCACACCTATGTATAAAATCAGAAACTTAGAAGATTTTTTACCAATGTTTAGAGAGGGGCAAATGGACTTCAAGCCAGGAGAACGATTTAAATACAATAATGCAGGTTTTATTGTATTGGGTTTAATTGTAGAAGCAGTTAGTGGAATGAATTTTAGAGATTTTGTTCAAAAGAATATCTTTGAGGCTTGTGATATGAGTAATTCAGGATATTATGCACTTGACAAATCACCTGGAAATACTGCTTATGGCTATGAAAAAGATGAATCTGGAGAGTGGAAGACTAATATTTATTCTATACCAGTTATTGGAGGATCAGACGGTGGTGCTTTTACTACTACTGAAGATCTGGCTAAACTATGGAAAGCCTTATTAAGTTATGAGTTATTAAGTGAAGAACTTACAGTAGAAATGCTTAAAGATCAAATACAGGTAGAAGACGATTGTTATTATGGACTTGGAATCTGGTTGATTAAAAAGGATAATAAAACAATTCAATACTATATTTGTGGTGAGGATCCTGGAGTAACAATGATTTCATCTGTCTTCCCGGAGAAAAATGTTACTTTTAGTATTTTGGCAAATAGCGAGTATGGTACATGGGATATATCTGGCAAAATTGAGGAACTGATGGAACTAAAATGA